In Haliovirga abyssi, the sequence GCTGCAACAAGAACTTCTATAAGGGTAAATCCTCTATTATTCGACATTTACTTCACCTGTTTCTTCCTGAATCTCTATATTTAGTGTTCCATATGAAGTTTTTATTTCTACATTTTCACCTAACACTTTTCCATATTTATTAAATATTATTTTATTACTTCCATTATCTGATTCGTTGTTAAAATTCATATTATTTTCATCCCATTTAACTGATATAATCTTTTTTTCAGATATAAGTTCTCTTATATCTTTTATTTCTATATCTTTTTTTTCAATAATTGCTTTATCTTTAAAGTATTGAAATTTCTCTTCTACCCCTTTTAATATAAGTTTTCTATTCATTGATTTATCATATCTTTGCATATTATTTATTGTAATTGTCAATATCAACGAAAGAATAACTACTACTATTATCATTTCTATAAAAGTAAAACCTTTTTCTTTTTTACCAGTTTGTAATATCATCGCTATCTTTTCCGCCTTCTATTCCATCTTCTCCATTAGACCAAATATCATATTTTTCAGGATTGTTATATCCGGGACTCCTATATTCAAATTTATTTCCCCAAGCATCTTTTGGTATCTCTTTCTT encodes:
- a CDS encoding type II secretion system protein, which translates into the protein MILQTGKKEKGFTFIEMIIVVVILSLILTITINNMQRYDKSMNRKLILKGVEEKFQYFKDKAIIEKKDIEIKDIRELISEKKIISVKWDENNMNFNNESDNGSNKIIFNKYGKVLGENVEIKTSYGTLNIEIQEETGEVNVE